The Marivirga tractuosa DSM 4126 genome contains the following window.
ATATAGCGTGATTTTAGAATCAAATTAGTTTAAAAGAAATTGTGGAAATCTCATGAGATTTTTATCATTACTAGTTTTAATAATCAAATATGTTTTAATAATTTACTTAAGCTTTTCCATTATTAAATCTTGATGATGGAGATAGAGCACCATGTTTTCTAGCATAATATCAGCACTTTCTTTTTGATTTACCTGATCTAGCACTTTTTCACAAACCTTATAAAGCACTTGTCTCTCACTAATTTGATGCGCACTGGCAGTTTTTTTTATGAACCCAGCAATTTCATCCTCAAGTAATGCTCCTTCGGGAAGCTTGTTCAATTTTTGAACTTCGGACTTTAATGATTCTACTTGTGCCAAAGTTGTTGGCTTTTTACTCATGTAGTCTTTATTATCGCCCTCCTCCTTGGGAGATTGACTTTTCATAAATTCATTTAAATCTTTTAAGGTGTCTTTTTTCTTAGCCATTTCAGTTAATTTAAATATGAGCGAGGATTGCTTTTGCTATTGGCAAAAATTCTTTTTCAGCTAATATAGTGCTGAAATTAGCGAATATATTTTTTGCTGGTACTTTAACTTCTAAGATCTCTGCATCCAGTTCGGATAAAGCTTCTTTGACCGTATCAATTTTGGTAGCAGAATGCACTCTATTAGGTAAAACCAAAATTTTCAACTTTTTATTTTCATTCAAAGCCGGCTTAATATCTTCAACCGTTTGATAGGTAACCAATAAATCATTGGGGGTTAAGCTGGTAGGTACAATTACCAAATCACTCTGAATACTTAGCCTTTTGATATGCTCATCAGTGGTTTTGCCGGCACTATCCACAACAATAAAGTCGAGCTTTTTAGCTTTTATCTGATCAATGTCCTCCAAAACTCGATGATCTTCAGATCCAATTATCGGAAAAACAGCTGATTCTTTTGCTCCGGTTTTGTACAATTCCATTTTTCTCAATGTATTGAGCGTATAATTGGTATCAGTTTCCAGCATCACGAGTTTATGCCCTAAACTATGCAACATGGTGGCAAAATGAATAGCGCTGGTAGTTTTTCCAGTCCCGCCTTTTCTTGAGATAAATGAAATTATTTTAGTCATAGTAAAGAATGAATATCAATAAAAATACATAGCTGTAACCCTTTTTCCAAATGTAGGTTAAATTTGCAAAAAAGATAATCATAAAAATGTATAATACAGCCGAGATTAATAAGCTTATTCAAACTAGGAGATCAATTTACCCAGCACAGTATTCGGGAGAAAGAGTGGATGATGAGATTGTTCAACAAATGCTGGAAAATGCCAACTGGGCACCCAATCATAAACACACTGAGCCTTGGCGATTTATTGTTTTTACTGACAAAGGGCTTGATCAGCTTGGTAAATTCCAGGCGGACATTTATAAGCAAGTTTCAGCAAAGAATGAAAACTTTGATGAAACTAAAATGGAGAATTTAAGAAATAAACCACTTACAGCTTCGCATGTAATTGCAATTGGTATGAAAAGGGATGAAAAACATAGTATTCCTGAAGTTGAGGAAGTTGCGGCCGTGGCTGCTGCAGTGCAAAATATGCAATTAACGGCTAGTGCTTATGGAGT
Protein-coding sequences here:
- a CDS encoding nitroreductase family protein, whose amino-acid sequence is MYNTAEINKLIQTRRSIYPAQYSGERVDDEIVQQMLENANWAPNHKHTEPWRFIVFTDKGLDQLGKFQADIYKQVSAKNENFDETKMENLRNKPLTASHVIAIGMKRDEKHSIPEVEEVAAVAAAVQNMQLTASAYGVGCYWGSGGITYMEEAKKALALEKEDKLLGFLYVGMPKDGFWPQGKRKPINDKINWVRE
- a CDS encoding ParA family protein, whose protein sequence is MTKIISFISRKGGTGKTTSAIHFATMLHSLGHKLVMLETDTNYTLNTLRKMELYKTGAKESAVFPIIGSEDHRVLEDIDQIKAKKLDFIVVDSAGKTTDEHIKRLSIQSDLVIVPTSLTPNDLLVTYQTVEDIKPALNENKKLKILVLPNRVHSATKIDTVKEALSELDAEILEVKVPAKNIFANFSTILAEKEFLPIAKAILAHI